Proteins encoded within one genomic window of Equus caballus isolate H_3958 breed thoroughbred chromosome 20, TB-T2T, whole genome shotgun sequence:
- the MDC1 gene encoding mediator of DNA damage checkpoint protein 1 isoform X8, which produces MMEDTQAINWEVEEEEETERPSESLGCSLAPVGRLRIFSSAHGPEKDFPLYLGKNVVGRMPDCSVALPFPSISKQHAVIEILAWGKAPILRDSGSLNGTQILRPPKVLSPGVSHRLRDQELILFADLLCQYHRLDAPLPFVSRGPLTVEETPKVQGGTHPRGLLLAEDSEEEVDPLSERHVVKEPRTTSSSLATVVPESDEEGPSPAPGGPGPPFAFNLDSDTDEEESQQPATGEAFSAAMTDATVETEPPKAITTEIQLEKDQCSVEERDNATKVKRDARNEVVPVGVILERTQPAEEDSDTDVDDESRPPGRPAEVHLESAQPSGFMDSDTDVEEEGIPTTPAVVPMKKRQVFHGDDAKSPGAPGLANLQESPAGSDTDVEEGEALLTVPLERSQASMVIDSNTDDEEEVSAALTLARLKESRTLTWHRDTDVEEDKAQPVVLLEQSQTSARRDSDTDVEEEGPPVEKRGTVPKDCTDKAHSEKSQPPLGDSDIEMEEDKSSPAVHLERSEASATVDVNTQVKEEVLPGPAVTPLEKHQVPVAWTNQTDVEADRGPAKLPMVCLEEAQPPPVGDCEITSLNASAVTDVRKSQFPTGGDAGTEWAVAVLEQERAPEAGAQGGSPVALVEQGLLPVSRENLTDLVVDTGTPGEPTQPRREGAQTPKEGKREPRMDGTKDSADARDDSEDLDLQATQCFVEKEGQSLEVQSTEDEPTQAFLLSPPQEPGPSRCSFQAEEKNAILSQTYGATSLASFLKRLPRELLYEGALDELWEVLATQPYCPRESEASETQPIAAHLEAHGSCPSPPRATPGEQHPESPVHAEPLGIQGRGMQTVEKDMGTPGETADRVNPERGPLERATKKPPPEGERKDVMGEEELTWGLRDSQQKQVLARDTQRQESDKKVTSASPESGMESLKVEIETAREIQEKEREKQTLAREIFEREAEKLVPGRVCEVGGLEVKVSKVIQERGPEAGEPERGTQDQEGQASSPTPEPRVGAGGLQALASAVVASGSQSGGGRGVPVSPRRQERDHLNCKMPPAEKASRGDQESPEACLPPAVTEASAPLQNPLMSQSQKHPTPQPLPSLELPIPRARQNGSQGAPEIPPSELEPLHPKPKVRPRGSSRMLPSPVSSIAPESHPTTPTDQPVSPEPTSRATRSRTYRSSEMTPAPVVPTAPELQSSTSKDQPVTAKLTSRATRGRTHRSSVKSPEPVVPTAPELQPSTSKDQPVTPEPTSRGRTHRSSVKAPEQVVPTAPELQPSTSKDQSVIPTPTSRATRGRTHRSSVKTPEPVVPTAPEFQPPTPTDQPVTLELISRATRGRTHRASVKTPEPVVPTAPELQPPTSKDQSGILTPTSRATRGRTHRFSVKSPEPIVPIAPELQPSTPTDQSVASEPTSGTTQGRTHRSSVKTPELVVPTGPEFQPSTSINQLVTPKPTSQPRTHRSSVKTPEPIVPTTSELQPSTPTDQPVTPKPTSRATRGRKHRSVNTSEPIVPTAPELQPSTPTDKPVTRKPTSRATRGRTHRSSVKTPEPIVPTAPELQPSTPTDKPVTCKPTSRATRGRKHRSSVKTPKPIVPTASQLQPSTPTDQSVTPESTTQDIRGRKHRSSVKTPQPMEPTAPGHEPPSHTDQPVTPEAIAPASQSRTLRTSIISAVPVPTTPEFRSPVPTDQPIPPETIPQANCSRRPRATRKQGSPTAPIVHEPCSAPPEPNSRNQRRRAVRAAESLTTIPEPAFAQLPEAPTHAPHIEKVEAAGTSGFTPEPQRKASQSHKRPLATLDLPPLQKRLQRGKVSQKTAFLQEEEDDPTERPGKKEVVVMPGPGKRKRDQAEEEGILSRSLRRTKPNQESTAPKVLFTGVVDVRGERAVLALGGSLASSVAEASHLVTDRIRRTVKFLCALGRGIPILSLDWLHQSRKAGCFLPPDEYVVTDPEQEENFGFSLRDALSRARERRLLEGYEIHVTPGVQPPPLQMGEIISCCGGTVLPSMPRSYKPQRVVITCSQDFPRCAIPSRVGLPILSPEFLLTGVLKQEAKPEAFVLSALEMSST; this is translated from the exons ATGATGGAGGACACCCAGGCTATTAACTGGGAGgttgaagaagaggaggagacagagagacccaGTGAATCCTTGGGGTGTAGCTTGGCGCCCGTAGGGCGACTGCGTATCTTCAGTAGTGCCCATGGACCAGAAAAAG ATTTCCCACTCTACCTCGGGAAGAATGTGGTAGGCCGAATGCCTGATTGCTCTGTGGCCCTGCCCTTTCCATCCATCTCCAAACAACATGCAGTGATTGAAATCCTGGCCTGGGGCAAGGCACCTATCCTCCGGGATTCTGGGAGCCTCAATGGGACTCAAATCCTGAGGCCTCCTAAGGTCCTGAGCCCTGGGGTGAGTCATCGTCTGAGAGACCAGGAGTTAATTCTCTTTGCTGACTTGCTCTGCCAGTACCATCGCCTGGATGCCCCCCTGCCCTTTGTCTCTCGGGGCCCTCTAACTGTAGAGGAGACACCCAAGGTACAGGGAGGAACTCATCCCCGGGGGCTCCTGTTGGCTGAGGACTCAGAGGAGGAAGTAG ATCCTCTTTCTGAAAGGCATGTGGTGAAAGAACCAAGGACCACATCTTCTTCTTTGGCAACAGTAGTTCCAGAGAG TGATGAAGAGGGGCCTTCCCCTGCCCCAGGTGGCCCTGGGCCACCTTTTGCCTTCAACTTGGACAGTGACACAGATGAGGAAGAAAGTCAGCAACCAGCAACAGGGGAGGCCTTCTCAGCTGCCATGACAGATGCCACTGTAGAGACAGAACCGCCTAAAGCCATCACAACTGAAATCCAGCTTGAAAAGGATCAGTGTTCAGTGGAGGAAAGGGACAATGCCACAAAAGTCAAGAGGGATGCAAGGAATGAAGTGGTTCCAGTTGGAGTGATTCTGGAGAGGACCCAACCTGCTGAGGAGGACAGTGACACAGATGTGGATGATGAGAGCAGGCCTCCAGGAAGGCCAGCCGAAGTCCATTTGGAAAGTGCCCAGCCTTCTGGCTTCATGGACAGTGATACTGATGTGGAAGAAGAGGGGATCCCCACGACCCCAGCTGTAGTTCCTATGAAGAAGAGGCAAGTCTTCCATGGAGATGATGCAAAGAGTCCTGGGGCACCTGGCTTGGCGAATCTGCAGGAGAGCCCAGCTGGTAGTGATACAGATGTGGAGGAGGGCGAGGCCCTACTAACGGTCCCTCTGGAGAGAAGCCAAGCCTCCATGGTGATCGATAGCAATACAGATGATGAGGAAGAAGTCTCAGCAGCACTCACTTTGGCACGTCTGAAAGAGAGCCGAACCCTTACCTGGCACAGAGATACAGATGTGGAAGAGGACAAGGCCCAACCTGTGGTCCTTCTGGAGCAAAGCCAAACCTCCGCCAGGAGAGACAGTGACAcagatgtggaggaggaggggccccCAGTGGAAAAGAGAGGCACTGTCCCCAAGGATTGCACAGACAAAGCACATTCAGAAAAGAGCCAGCCTCCTCTTGGGGACAGTGATATAGAGATGGAGGAAGATAAGAGCTCACCTGCAGTCCACCTGGAGAGAAGTGAAGCCTCTGCCACAGTGGACGTCAACACACAAGTGAAGGAGGAAGTCCTACCAGGGCCAGCTGTTACACCTCTGGAGAAGCATCAGGTGCCTGTGGCGTGGACAAATCAAACAGATGTGGAAGCAGACAGGGGCCCAGCAAAGCTGCCTATGGTGTGTCTAGAGGAAGCCCAGCCTCCTCCAGTTGGGGACTGTGAGATCACATCCTTAAATGCCTCAGCAGTGACAGATGTAAGAAAGAGCCAGTTTCCCACAGGAGGGGATGCTGGGACGGAATGGGCTGTGGCTGTTCTTGAGCAGGAGAGAGCTCCTGAGGCGGGGGCCCAGGGTGGGTCACCTGTGGCACTAGTGGAGCAGGGCCTTCTCCCTGTCTCAAGGGAAAACCTAACAGATCTGGTGGTGGACACAGGCACTCCAGGGGAACCCACCCAGCCACGGAGAGAGGGAGCCCAGACCcccaaagaagggaagagagaaccACGTATGGATGGGACCAAGGACTCTGCAGATGCCCGTGATG ATTCTGAAGATCTAGACCTACAGGCTACCCAGTGCTTTGTGGAGAAAGAGGGTCAGAGCCTGGAAG TCCAGAGCACGGAGGATGAACCTACCCAGGCCTTCCTGTTAAGTCCACCCCAAGAGCCTGGCCCTTCCCGTTGCAGCTTCCAGGCCGAAG aaaaaaatgccATATTAAGTCAGACCTATGGAGCAACTAGTCTAGCATCGTTTTTAAAGAGGCTACCGAGAGAGCTTTTATATGAAG GTGCCCTGGATGAGCTGTGGGAGGTCTTGGCTACACAGCCATACTGTCCAAGAGAATCTGAGGCCTCTGAGACCCAGCCCATTGCCGCCCACCTTGAGGCCCATGGATCTTGCCCCTCACCACCTAGGGCAACACCAGGAGAACAACATCCAGAGAGCCCAGTTCATGCAGAGCCACTGGGGATTCAAGGAAGAGGGATGCAGACTGTGGAGAAAGACATGGGTACACCAGGAGAAACAGCAGACAGGGTGAACCCTGAGAGAGGACCATTGGAGAGGGCAACCAAGAAACCGCcaccagaaggagagagaaaagatgtgATGGGAGAGGAAGAATTAACTTGGGGGCTACGGGACAGTCAACAAAAACAGGTGTTAGCTAGAGACACTCAGAGACAAGAGTCTGACAAAAAGGTGACAAGTGCAAGTCCCGAAAGTGGTATGGAGAGTTTGAAGGTAGAAATTGAGACAGCCAGGGAAatacaagagaaagagagagaaaagcagactCTTGcaagagaaatatttgaaagagaagcagagaaattaGTACCAGGGAGAGTGTGTGAGGTAGGTGGGTTAGAGGTCAAGGTATCCAAAGTGATACAGGagagaggccctgaggcaggggagCCAGAGAGAGGGACCCAGGACCAGGAAGGGCAGGCCTCCAGTCCAACACCAGAGCctcgggtgggggctgggggccttCAGGCACTCGCTTCAGCTGTGGTAGCTTCTGGGAGCCAATCAGGTGGAGGAAGGGGCGTCCCAGTGAgtcccaggaggcaggagagag ACCACTTGAATTGCAAGATGCCACCTGCTGAGAAGGCTTCTAGG GGTGATCAGGAATCCCCAGAGGCGTGTCTGCCTCCTGCAGTGACTGAAGCCTCAGCCCCACTCCAAAACCCCCTCATGTCTCAGAGCCAAAAACATCCTACACCTCAGCCTCTGCCTTCCTTAGAGCTGCCCATTCCCAGGGCCAGGCAAAATGGGAGTCAGGGAGCCCCAGAGATTCCTCCCTCAGAGCTGGAGCCTCTGCATCCAAAACCCAAAGTCAGGCCCCGGGGGTCCTCCAGGATGTTACCCTCTCCAGTGTCTTCTATAGCCCCTGAGTCCCACCCTACCACCCCCACAGACCAGCCTGTCAGCCCTGAGCCCACATCTCGGGCCACTCGGAGCAGAACATACAGGTCTTCTGAAATGACCCCTGCACCAGTTGTCCCCACAGCACCTGAGCTGCAATCTTCCACCTCCAAAGACCAGCCTGTCACCGCTAAGCTCACATCTCGGGCCACTCGGGGAAGGACACATAGGTCCTCTGTCAAGTCCCCTGAACCAGTTGTCCCCACAGCCCCTGAGCTCCAGCCTTCCACCTCTAAAGACCAGCCTGTCACTCCTGAGCCCACATCTCGGGGCAGGACACATAGATCTTCTGTCAAGGCCCCTGAGCAAGTTGTCCCTACAGCTCCTGAGCTGCAACCTTCCACCTCCAAAGACCAGTCTGTCATCCCCACACCCACATCCCGGGCCACTCGGGGCAGGACACATAGGTCCTCTGTCAAGACCCCTGAACCAGTTGTCCCCACAGCCCCTGAGTTCCAGCCTCCTACCCCCACAGACCAACCTGTCACTCTTGAGCTCATATCTCGGGCCACTCGGGGCAGAACACACAGAGCCTCTGTGAAGACTCCTGAACCAGTTGTCCccacagctcctgagctgcagcctcCCACCTCCAAAGACCAGTCTGGCATCTTAACACCCACATCTCGGGCCACTCGGGGCAGAACACATAGGTTCTCTGTCAAGTCCCCTGAACCAATTGTCCCCATAGCCCCTGAGCTTCAGCCTTCTACCCCCACAGACCAATCTGTCGCTAGTGAGCCCACATCTGGCACCACTCAGGGCAGGACACATAGGTCTTCTGTCAAGACCCCTGAACTAGTTGTACCCACAGGTCCTGAGTTCCAGCCTTCCACTTCCATAAACCAACTTGTCACCCCCAAACCCACATCTCAGCCAAGGACACATAGGTCTTCTGTCAAGACCCCCGAACCAATTGTTCCCACAACCTCAGAGCTCCAGCCTTCCACCCCCACAGACCAACCTGTCACCCCCAAACCCACATCCCGGGCCACTCGGGGCAGAAAACATAGGTCTGTCAACACCTCTGAACCGATTGTCCCCACAGCCCCTGAGCTCCAGCCTTCCACCCCCACAGACAAACCTGTCACCCGCAAGCCCACATCTCGGGCCACTCGGGGCAGAACACATAGGTCTTCTGTCAAGACACCCGAACCAATTGTCCCCACAGCCCCTGAGCTCCAGCCTTCTACCCCCACAGACAAACCTGTCACCTGCAAACCCACATCTCGGGCCACTCGGGGCAGAAAACATAGGTCTTCTGTCAAGACCCCCAAACCAATTGTCCCCACAGCCTCACAGCTCCAGCCTTCCACCCCGACAGACCAATCTGTTACCCCTGAGTCCACAACTCAGGACATTCGGGGCAGAAAACATAGGTCCTCTGTCAAGACTCCCCAACCAATGGAACCCACAGCCCCTGGCCATGAACCTCCCAGCCATACAGACCAGCCTGTCACCCCTGAAGCCATAGCTCCGGCTAGTCAGAGCAGGACACTAAGGACTTCTATAATAAGTGCTGTGCCAGTTCCTACCACCCCTGAATTCCGGTCTCCTGTCCCCACAGACCAGCCTATTCCCCCTGAGACCATCCCTCAAGCCAATTGCAGCAGGAGGCCAAGGGCCACTAGGAAGCAGGGGTCCCCCACAGCTCCCATTGTCCATGAACCCTGCTCTGCACCCCCTGAACCTAACTCGAGGAACCAAAGACGAAGAGCAGTGAGAGCAGCTGAGTCCCTTACAACCATTCCTGAGCCTGCCTTTGCCCAGCTTCCTGAGGCGCCCACTCATGCTCCCCACATCGAAAAGGTAGAGGCAGCAGGTACATCTGGGTTCACCCCAGAGCCCCAGCGTAAGGCCTCTCAAAGCCACAAGAGGCCTTTAGCTACCCTGGATTTACCCCCACTTCAAAAACGGCTCCAAAGAGGGAAAGTCTCCCAGAAGACAGCGTTCctccaggaagaggaagatgatCCCACAGAGAGACCAGGGAAGAAAGAG GTTGTAGTGATGCCAGgaccaggcaagagaaagagagaccaagCAGAAGAAGAGGGAATACTGAGCCGCAGCCTCCGAAGAACCAAACCTAATCAAGAGTCCACAGCCCCcaaa GTGCTCTTCACAGGAGTGGTGGATGTTCGAGGAGAGCGGGCAGTACTGGCCCTGGGGGGAAGTCTGGCCAGCTCAGTGGCAGAGGCTTCCCACCTGGTGACTGATCGAATCCGCCGGACGGTCAAGTTCCTGTGTGCCCTGGGGCGGGGGATCCCCATCCTCTCCCTGGACTGGCTGCACCAG TCCCGCAAAGCTGGTTGCTTCTTGCCACCGGATGAATACGTGGTGACCGATCCTGAGCAGGAAGAGAACTTTGGCTTCAGCCTTCGGGATGCTCTGAGCCGAGCTCGGGAGCGAAGGCTGCTGGAG GGCTATGAGATTCATGTGACCCCTGGAGTCCAGCCACCTCCACTTCAGATGGGAGAGATCATCAGCTGCTGTGGAGGCACTGTCCTACCCAGCATGCCCCGGTCCTATAAG CCTCAGAGAGTTGTGATCACATGCTCCCAGGACTTCCCCCGATGCGCCATTCCATCTCGGGTCGGGCTGCCCATCCTCTCACCTGAGTTCCTGCTGACAGGAGTGCTGAAGCAGGAAGCCAAGCCAGAGGCCTTCGTCCTCTCCGCTTTGGAAATGTCATCCACCTGA